Proteins from a single region of Bremerella sp. JC817:
- the flhF gene encoding flagellar biosynthesis protein FlhF, which produces MNIKSFRAKSMHEALELVRQELGPDAALLHTREVPQRGIWGLLGGKEIELAAAPDSNLKSRFEIEEPEPEPEYEEGDLLEEPNDIEQTYSSVEDILEQIEPAIEMSLADNLGIDLESLEFSQSFFSNTPALPPEIQQLRQRLIDAEVPPTLATTLCEKLLATYEGQTNFDETTLLEQLRRQIAGSINIGRDIDDPRLYPRVVAAIGPTGVGKTTTIAKMAARAKFDHKRRVGLVTVDTYRIAAVDQLQTYAEIMDLPMKIVSTPMEVRNAINELSDCQQIFIDTAGRSPRDEVQVQQLRSLIKAASPDETYLVLSAPSSCKSLADAVEKFAPVAPTSWVLTKIDEVGSLGNTLRFLQDPQLPLAYVTNGQDVPQAIAAAEADDLVARIV; this is translated from the coding sequence ATGAATATCAAATCATTTCGCGCCAAATCGATGCACGAAGCCCTGGAACTGGTTCGCCAGGAACTGGGGCCTGATGCCGCACTGCTGCATACGCGAGAAGTTCCCCAGCGAGGTATCTGGGGTCTGCTCGGTGGCAAGGAAATCGAACTGGCCGCTGCGCCCGATTCCAATTTGAAGAGCCGCTTCGAAATCGAAGAGCCAGAGCCTGAGCCCGAATACGAAGAGGGTGACCTTCTCGAAGAACCGAACGATATCGAACAGACGTACTCTTCGGTCGAAGACATTCTCGAACAAATCGAACCTGCCATCGAAATGTCGCTGGCCGATAACCTGGGTATCGATCTTGAATCGCTTGAGTTCAGTCAAAGCTTCTTCAGCAATACACCGGCGTTGCCGCCAGAGATTCAGCAACTGCGACAACGATTGATCGATGCGGAAGTCCCGCCGACTTTGGCAACGACGTTGTGCGAGAAGTTGCTGGCGACGTACGAAGGGCAAACCAACTTCGACGAGACGACTTTGCTGGAACAACTGCGTCGGCAGATTGCCGGCTCGATCAATATCGGCCGCGATATCGACGATCCGCGTCTCTACCCCCGAGTCGTCGCTGCGATTGGGCCGACCGGGGTGGGTAAGACAACGACGATTGCCAAGATGGCGGCCCGAGCCAAGTTCGATCACAAACGTCGCGTTGGTCTGGTAACGGTCGATACCTATCGGATTGCCGCGGTCGATCAATTGCAGACCTATGCCGAGATCATGGATCTTCCGATGAAGATCGTGTCGACGCCGATGGAAGTCCGCAATGCTATCAATGAACTGTCGGATTGCCAGCAGATTTTCATCGATACGGCCGGCCGCAGCCCGCGCGACGAGGTGCAAGTACAGCAGCTTCGTTCTTTGATAAAAGCCGCTTCCCCTGATGAGACCTATTTGGTACTTTCCGCCCCCAGCAGTTGCAAGAGCCTGGCGGACGCTGTCGAAAAGTTCGCTCCGGTTGCACCAACTAGTTGGGTACTTACCAAGATTGATGAGGTTGGATCGTTGGGTAATACGTTGAGATTTCTACAAGATCCGCAGCTTCCGCTCGCTTATGTGACCAATGGACAGGATGTCCCTCAGGCCATTGCCGCGGCCGAAGCGGACGACCTGGTCGCTCGGATCGTATAG
- the flhA gene encoding flagellar biosynthesis protein FlhA, with translation MDLSLSRLKDLILPIGIITSVLVILMPLPAWLMNLLLTANITAGVIILLTTIYVKTPLEFNIFPSLLLATTLARLVLNVATTRLILTGAASEGMDAAGGVIQSFGEFVAGDRVEVGIIIFIIIVLIQFLVITKGATRISEVAARFALDGMPGRQMAIDADLNAGIIDEIEAQQRRAEITQQADFFGAMDGASKFVRGDAIAGIVITLINIIGGLIIGVTSGMEVFEAAQVYTKLTIGDGLVSQVPAFLISLAAGLLVTRSTEESNLPVEFIRQLFSRPEALSVAGCFLGLLVFSGLPTLPLLIIGAGCVGIAVMTKKGQTDQTKAETEAVEKKQKEEQEAAKKDDRIEDYLTVDPMEMELGVGLVRLAAPARGGDLLPRITGVRQNVASEIGLILPKVRIRDNMRLHENQYRIKISNNVVAENTVYPDGLLAIAMGGAKGELPGERTRDPAFNQPAVWIEPGMRPQAEMMGYTIVEPTSVLATHLQRVAKKHADELLTRDAAKHLIDELRETSPAVVDELIPGAMKVGDVQAVLQLLLREEVSVRQLARILETLGDHIGRTKDPVWLTEFVRHKLARTICTKYRDKEGRIYVVPLDPAMQDRIASGIDMERGAFARMSPQAIEMTCKSIALGIEKLREIGKPPIVLVNPQIRPAVKQLTTNFIPDLIVLSHNEITNDTMIESMGIISDAMPNNPPPGKGPKPQ, from the coding sequence GTGGATTTAAGTCTCAGCAGACTCAAGGACCTCATCTTACCGATTGGTATCATCACCAGCGTGCTGGTGATTCTGATGCCATTGCCGGCATGGTTGATGAACTTATTGCTGACCGCCAACATCACGGCGGGGGTCATCATTCTGCTCACGACGATCTACGTGAAGACCCCGCTCGAGTTCAATATTTTCCCGTCGCTACTGCTGGCCACCACGTTGGCTCGGCTCGTTTTGAACGTTGCGACCACTCGATTAATTTTGACAGGGGCCGCTTCCGAAGGGATGGATGCCGCCGGCGGGGTGATCCAAAGCTTTGGCGAGTTTGTCGCCGGCGACCGGGTCGAAGTCGGGATCATTATCTTTATTATTATCGTGCTCATCCAGTTTCTGGTGATCACCAAAGGTGCGACCCGTATTAGTGAAGTCGCCGCCCGCTTTGCGTTGGATGGTATGCCGGGTCGTCAGATGGCGATCGATGCCGACCTCAATGCAGGCATCATCGATGAAATCGAAGCCCAGCAGCGCCGAGCCGAAATCACGCAGCAGGCCGACTTCTTCGGGGCCATGGACGGTGCTAGTAAGTTCGTCCGTGGTGATGCCATCGCCGGTATCGTGATCACGCTGATCAATATCATCGGTGGTCTGATCATCGGTGTGACCTCGGGAATGGAAGTCTTCGAGGCGGCACAGGTCTATACCAAGCTGACGATCGGTGACGGTCTGGTGAGCCAGGTTCCCGCGTTTCTGATCTCGTTGGCTGCCGGTTTGCTGGTGACTCGTAGCACGGAAGAATCGAACCTGCCCGTCGAATTCATCCGCCAGCTGTTCTCGCGCCCCGAAGCCTTGAGCGTCGCAGGCTGTTTCCTGGGACTGCTAGTGTTCTCGGGGCTGCCGACATTGCCGCTGCTGATCATTGGTGCCGGCTGCGTGGGTATCGCCGTGATGACCAAGAAGGGGCAGACCGATCAAACCAAGGCCGAGACCGAAGCGGTCGAGAAGAAACAGAAGGAAGAACAAGAGGCTGCCAAGAAGGACGACCGCATCGAGGATTACTTGACGGTCGATCCGATGGAGATGGAGCTAGGCGTCGGCCTGGTGCGTTTGGCAGCGCCGGCACGCGGAGGCGACTTACTGCCTCGCATCACCGGCGTGCGGCAGAACGTGGCGAGCGAAATCGGCTTGATCCTGCCGAAGGTTCGTATCCGCGACAACATGCGGCTGCACGAGAACCAATACCGAATCAAAATCAGCAACAACGTCGTCGCCGAGAATACCGTCTATCCCGATGGCCTGTTGGCGATTGCCATGGGCGGTGCCAAGGGAGAACTGCCAGGCGAAAGGACTCGCGACCCTGCGTTCAATCAGCCAGCCGTCTGGATCGAACCTGGCATGCGGCCTCAAGCCGAAATGATGGGCTACACCATCGTCGAGCCAACTTCGGTCTTGGCAACGCATCTGCAGCGGGTCGCTAAGAAGCATGCCGACGAACTGTTGACCCGCGACGCGGCGAAACACCTGATCGACGAACTTCGCGAAACTTCGCCGGCTGTGGTCGACGAGCTAATTCCGGGCGCGATGAAGGTTGGCGACGTGCAGGCCGTCCTGCAACTTCTGCTTCGCGAAGAAGTCTCGGTTCGTCAGCTGGCCCGTATTCTGGAAACCTTGGGTGACCATATCGGCCGCACTAAGGACCCTGTATGGCTGACTGAGTTCGTCCGTCACAAGCTGGCCCGGACGATCTGCACCAAGTACCGCGACAAAGAAGGCCGCATCTACGTAGTGCCTCTCGACCCGGCGATGCAGGACCGTATTGCCTCGGGCATTGATATGGAACGAGGAGCCTTCGCTCGCATGAGTCCTCAGGCAATCGAGATGACTTGTAAGTCGATTGCTTTGGGGATCGAGAAGCTTCGCGAGATTGGTAAGCCACCGATCGTGTTGGTGAATCCACAGATTCGACCCGCTGTGAAACAACTGACCACGAACTTCATTCCCGATCTGATTGTGCTGAGCCACAACGAGATCACCAACGACACCATGATTGAATCGATGGGCATCATCAGCGACGCGATGCCGAACAATCCGCCGCCTGGGAAGGGCCCCAAGCCGCAGTAG